One SAR202 cluster bacterium genomic window, CGCAATCAGGAACGGGTATAGCGCCCTCTCCACCGTCCTGGACAGGACTATCGCAGAGGCGAGGGCCACCCCTACTGCGAGTGCGACTCCAAAACCTACCAGGACCTCGCCCAGGGTCACCCACGTGTGCCCCCAGAGCATCCCGGAGTCGTTCACCAGCGTCCTGGCGACAATCGACGGCGAAGGCAGGAGCCACTTCTGCACGTCGAACGCCCGCACATAGACTTCCCAAGCGGCGATCGCGGCAACCATGATCGCGAGCGCGGGGAGCCAGACCCTGGCTGTATTTGCCAATCTACGCATCGCGTCCTCGTTCCGGCAAGCACTGTATTCCCGGCTGCCGGTCTTCAGCTTTCGTAGTGGCGGGCTGCGCCTGCCTGGACGCCACGAACGTTGTTACGGCATGCAGAGCGCCTCTACGAACTCAGTGCTTTGCCTTGCATTACAGAAGCGCTGCCATAAGCTTCTTCTTCAGCCGCACAAACTCCGCCTCCGTCACCATCGCCCGCGTCCGCGGCCGCGGGAGCGGCACCCGCTCTACCAGCTTCATTCGCCCCGGCCGAGGGGTCATCACGTAGATACGATCGGACAGGAAGATCGCCTCGTCCACGTCGTGCGTGACCAGCACGACTGTCTTCCTGAGCTGCTCCCACAGCCCGAGCAGCCAGTCCTGCAGCTGTGTCCGGGTCAGCGCGTCCAGCGCGCTGAACGGCTCGTCCAGCAGGAAAACCGATTGGCCGGCCAGCACGGTGCGCAGGAAAGCCGTCCGCTGGCGCATCCCTCCGGAAAGAGCGTAAGGGTAAGCGTTCTCGAAGCCCCTGAGCCCGAAACGGTCTGCCAGATCCATCGCCTTCGTGCGCGCGTCCCTCCTGGACACGCCCCTGATCTCCAGTCCCAGGATTGCGTTGTCCAGCGCCGTCCGCCACGGCATCAGCAGGTCCTTCTGGTGCATGTATCCGACGGCGCCCAGCCGCCCCGCGGCAGCGTCGCCGTTCAGGTAGACCGTGCCGGCGCTGGGTTCATCCAGCCCGGCAATGATATTTAGAATGGTGCTCTTTCCGCAGCCGCTGGGCCCAATGATGCTGACGAATTCGCCGTTTGCCGCGAAGAGCTCGATGTTGTCCAGCACGTGGAGCGACCTGCCGTCCTGAGACATCGTCTTGCTGACGGTACTGAGCCTGATGGCAGGCTCGGCCTGGGTTGCGCGCGGTGTGCTAGCCAACGAACGAAAGCGCCTCCTCCGGAGTAAGGTTCGCCCGGACCAGGCGGTGGAAGGCCGGCGCATAGTGGTCAGCGACGCCCAGGACGCTGTTGAAGTTCTCGTTTATCTGCCCGAAGCCAAGCTCGCCGTCCGCCAGGTCGAACGCCAGCTTCATCGCAAGCTCGCCGTCGTCCATGCTCAACTCGAAGTTCCCGATCGAGATGCTCCAGTTGATGAGGTTTGCGAGCACGCACGCTGCCACTCGCTTATCTTCCGG contains:
- a CDS encoding ABC transporter ATP-binding protein, yielding MSQDGRSLHVLDNIELFAANGEFVSIIGPSGCGKSTILNIIAGLDEPSAGTVYLNGDAAAGRLGAVGYMHQKDLLMPWRTALDNAILGLEIRGVSRRDARTKAMDLADRFGLRGFENAYPYALSGGMRQRTAFLRTVLAGQSVFLLDEPFSALDALTRTQLQDWLLGLWEQLRKTVVLVTHDVDEAIFLSDRIYVMTPRPGRMKLVERVPLPRPRTRAMVTEAEFVRLKKKLMAALL